In 'Nostoc azollae' 0708, the following are encoded in one genomic region:
- a CDS encoding DUF4327 family protein — protein MTQQVIHPMVKLQRNVQSLVESNIIKPTDSIWKIALLYGNDWQHWKQELQDFGFSMQDPIADLLAVENWDEN, from the coding sequence ATGACTCAGCAAGTAATTCACCCTATGGTGAAATTGCAGCGTAACGTGCAATCACTCGTAGAATCCAATATTATCAAGCCCACTGATAGCATCTGGAAAATTGCCTTACTCTATGGCAATGACTGGCAGCACTGGAAACAGGAACTGCAAGACTTTGGTTTTAGTATGCAAGACCCAATTGCTGACCTACTAGCCGTGGAAAATTGGGACGAAAATTAA
- a CDS encoding transposase family protein codes for MPTFEVLGLHFGIWKTEAKDTFHYWIEILRNVFPPSLLKQVEKDYSDYAMVTQNKRQETKSFLPRVFLLNRSLDL; via the coding sequence ATGCCAACATTTGAGGTTTTAGGTTTGCATTTCGGTATATGGAAAACGGAAGCAAAGGACACATTTCATTACTGGATAGAGATATTACGAAATGTTTTCCCTCCTAGTCTCCTTAAACAGGTAGAAAAAGATTATAGCGATTATGCCATGGTGACTCAGAACAAAAGGCAGGAAACAAAGAGTTTTCTACCAAGGGTATTTTTGTTAAACAGGTCATTAGACTTGTAA